The following are encoded together in the Capsulimonas corticalis genome:
- a CDS encoding aldo/keto reductase, which yields MEYRQLGRSGLKVPALSFGTATFGGVGEFFSKWGDTDVAQASRLIDICLEAGVNFFDTANVYSHGASEEILGKALRGKRDQALIATKSTFTMGDGPNDQGSSRYHIIRSVEESLKRLGADHIDLYFMHAFDGLTPVEETLSALDNLIQSGKIRYIGASNFSGWQVMKSLATSEKNGLARYVAYQGYYSLIGREYEWELMPLGADQGVGLMVWSPLGWGRLTGKIRRGQPVTEGRMASGGAAGGPEVDEEYLYTVVDALEIVAHETGKTIPQVALNWLLQRPTVANVVIGARNEEQLKQNLGAVGWNLTLEQVAILDAASAKPLPYPYYVTAGFEERNPKLVK from the coding sequence ATGGAATATCGACAGCTTGGACGCTCGGGCCTGAAGGTCCCCGCCCTCAGTTTCGGCACGGCGACTTTCGGCGGCGTAGGCGAGTTCTTTTCCAAATGGGGCGATACGGACGTCGCGCAGGCGAGCCGCTTGATCGACATCTGCCTGGAAGCCGGCGTCAACTTCTTCGACACCGCGAATGTCTACTCGCACGGCGCTTCCGAGGAGATCCTGGGCAAAGCGCTGCGCGGCAAGCGCGACCAGGCGCTGATCGCCACCAAGAGCACATTCACGATGGGCGACGGCCCGAACGATCAGGGATCTTCGCGCTATCACATCATTCGCTCCGTGGAAGAGAGCCTGAAGCGACTTGGCGCGGACCACATCGATCTGTACTTTATGCACGCCTTCGATGGCCTTACCCCCGTTGAGGAAACGCTGAGCGCGCTGGACAACCTCATTCAAAGCGGCAAAATCCGCTACATCGGCGCCTCGAACTTCTCGGGCTGGCAGGTCATGAAATCCCTGGCGACATCGGAGAAGAACGGCCTGGCGCGCTACGTCGCGTATCAGGGCTACTACTCGCTCATCGGGCGCGAGTACGAATGGGAATTGATGCCGCTGGGCGCGGACCAGGGCGTCGGCCTGATGGTCTGGAGCCCGCTTGGATGGGGACGCCTCACCGGCAAGATCCGCCGAGGCCAGCCGGTCACCGAAGGAAGAATGGCCAGCGGCGGCGCGGCGGGCGGCCCGGAAGTCGACGAAGAATATCTGTATACCGTGGTGGACGCGCTGGAGATCGTCGCTCACGAGACGGGAAAAACGATCCCGCAAGTCGCGCTCAACTGGCTGCTCCAGCGCCCGACGGTCGCCAACGTGGTGATCGGAGCGCGCAACGAAGAACAGCTCAAGCAGAACCTCGGCGCGGTTGGCTGGAATCTGACGCTGGAGCAAGTCGCGATATTAGACGCCGCCAGCGCCAAGCCGTTGCCATATCCGTACTACGTGACCGCTGGCTTCGAGGAGCGCAACCCGAAGCTCGTGAAGTAA
- a CDS encoding MFS transporter, whose amino-acid sequence MNFALLALAIAAFGIGTTEFVIMGLLPDVAHDLCVSIPTAGLLVAGYALGVAIGAPIMAMLTSRLPRKRALLILMGIFVLGNFLCAVSGNYALLMGARIITALCHGAFFGIGSVTAADLAPEGKKASAVAMMFAGLTLANVLGVPMGTALGQAEGWRATFWAVSGIGVVAFLALLFLLPANLHAEPANLARELRAIRSVRVWTALAMTVLFSASMFALFTYIAPILQGITHVSPHGVSLTLLLIGVGMTVGNFVGGKLADRRLSATLLGATAVIGVLLMVFYWVSASVIPTELTLFVWGAVCFASASALQLNAMTVGSAAPSLIATMNIGAFNLGNALGAWIGGLAVASTLGLHGVPLSGVAISIVGLVVTGAFVWTAKPKPAVAEAIPASEYETIISA is encoded by the coding sequence ATGAATTTCGCACTGCTCGCGCTCGCCATCGCGGCCTTTGGAATCGGGACGACTGAGTTCGTCATTATGGGGCTGCTGCCCGACGTCGCGCACGACCTGTGCGTTTCTATCCCCACAGCGGGCCTCCTCGTGGCCGGTTATGCGCTGGGCGTCGCGATTGGCGCGCCGATCATGGCGATGCTGACCTCGCGGCTGCCGCGCAAACGGGCGCTGCTGATCCTGATGGGCATCTTTGTCCTCGGAAACTTCCTGTGCGCGGTCTCCGGAAACTACGCGCTTCTGATGGGCGCCCGAATTATTACAGCGCTCTGCCACGGCGCCTTCTTCGGCATCGGCTCCGTCACGGCGGCGGACCTCGCCCCGGAAGGCAAGAAGGCGTCGGCGGTCGCGATGATGTTCGCTGGCCTCACCCTCGCCAACGTGCTCGGCGTTCCGATGGGAACCGCGCTGGGACAGGCCGAGGGCTGGCGCGCAACGTTCTGGGCCGTCTCCGGCATCGGCGTAGTCGCGTTTCTCGCCCTGCTGTTCCTGCTGCCCGCCAACCTCCACGCTGAACCCGCCAATCTGGCGCGAGAGCTTCGGGCGATCCGCTCCGTCCGTGTCTGGACGGCGCTGGCGATGACCGTGCTGTTCAGCGCCTCCATGTTCGCGCTCTTCACCTACATCGCGCCCATTCTTCAGGGCATCACCCACGTTTCGCCCCACGGCGTCAGCCTGACGCTGCTGCTGATCGGCGTGGGCATGACCGTCGGCAACTTCGTCGGCGGCAAGCTCGCGGACCGAAGGCTCAGCGCGACGCTCCTGGGCGCCACCGCCGTCATCGGCGTCCTGCTGATGGTCTTCTACTGGGTCAGCGCCTCCGTGATTCCCACTGAGCTCACGCTGTTCGTCTGGGGCGCGGTCTGCTTCGCCTCGGCGTCGGCCCTGCAATTGAACGCCATGACCGTCGGGAGCGCCGCGCCAAGCCTGATCGCCACCATGAATATCGGCGCATTTAACCTCGGCAACGCCCTGGGCGCCTGGATCGGCGGACTGGCGGTCGCCTCCACGCTGGGTCTGCACGGCGTCCCGCTCTCCGGCGTCGCGATCTCCATCGTCGGCCTGGTCGTCACCGGCGCATTCGTGTGGACAGCCAAGCCCAAACCAGCCGTCGCGGAGGCAATTCCAGCAAGCGAATACGAAACCATCATCAGCGCATAA
- a CDS encoding ArsR/SmtB family transcription factor: MARPFHHPAAEDITIDGILYALSDPSRRDILFNLMGCDGMNCGQSCEHLPPSTVSFHYKILREAGLIHSEKKGVQVVNTARKAEIDEHFPGLLHSIFQHHRKHQE, translated from the coding sequence ATGGCCAGACCTTTTCACCACCCGGCCGCCGAGGATATCACGATCGACGGCATTCTGTACGCGCTGTCCGACCCATCGCGCCGCGACATCCTTTTCAATTTGATGGGATGCGACGGCATGAACTGCGGCCAGTCCTGCGAGCACTTGCCGCCGTCAACAGTCTCGTTTCACTACAAGATTCTGCGCGAGGCGGGCCTGATCCACTCGGAAAAGAAGGGGGTGCAGGTCGTCAACACCGCGCGCAAAGCGGAGATCGACGAGCACTTCCCCGGCCTGCTGCACAGCATCTTTCAGCATCACAGGAAACACCAAGAATGA
- a CDS encoding ArsR/SmtB family transcription factor, with translation MESKAPSQELIDMETLERVAPIIRNAAHPTRLRILDFLRLAGQPCTVTQITEAAGVGQALVSQQLRILKDQGILLSRREGNYMLYDIADRSVLLLLDCIREHQIR, from the coding sequence ATGGAGAGCAAAGCGCCGTCGCAAGAATTGATCGATATGGAGACGCTGGAGCGGGTTGCTCCAATCATTCGCAATGCGGCGCATCCCACTCGCCTGCGGATACTGGATTTCCTGCGGCTTGCAGGCCAGCCCTGCACCGTGACGCAGATTACGGAAGCGGCGGGCGTTGGACAGGCGCTGGTAAGCCAGCAGCTACGTATTCTCAAGGATCAGGGCATCTTGCTGTCGCGGCGCGAAGGCAACTATATGCTGTACGACATCGCGGACCGCAGCGTGCTGCTGCTGCTCGACTGCATTCGCGAACACCAAATTCGGTAA
- a CDS encoding rhodanese-like domain-containing protein codes for MTLDPTRRTPATVTPEDACASIAHDGAYLLDVRGFDEFASGHASWAVCIPLADLERRASEIPSDRPVMLMCQSGRRSAMAAERLRALGMDNIVDVAGGFAAWERAGLPAIKQRGVIPLERQVRIAAGLLVFGFSILGFTVHTGFFAVSAAVGLMLALTGALGICPMMSFLKLLSWNRPMKN; via the coding sequence ATGACTCTCGATCCAACGCGGCGCACTCCAGCAACGGTGACGCCGGAGGACGCCTGCGCAAGCATCGCGCATGACGGCGCATACCTACTGGATGTGCGCGGTTTCGACGAATTCGCATCTGGACATGCGTCCTGGGCCGTCTGCATCCCGCTGGCGGATCTGGAGCGCCGCGCCAGCGAGATTCCGTCCGATCGTCCGGTTATGCTGATGTGCCAGAGCGGGAGACGCAGCGCCATGGCGGCGGAGCGCTTGCGCGCTCTTGGCATGGACAATATCGTTGATGTCGCGGGCGGATTTGCCGCCTGGGAGCGCGCGGGGCTTCCCGCCATCAAACAGCGTGGCGTCATCCCACTCGAACGGCAGGTGCGTATCGCGGCGGGGCTTCTGGTGTTTGGCTTCTCGATTCTTGGATTTACGGTGCATACCGGCTTTTTCGCCGTGAGCGCCGCCGTCGGATTGATGCTCGCGCTGACCGGAGCTCTGGGGATTTGCCCAATGATGTCGTTTCTGAAGCTGCTTTCCTGGAATCGCCCCATGAAAAACTAG
- a CDS encoding carboxymuconolactone decarboxylase family protein, whose protein sequence is MTTNYPEYRAHLQGLIGRLRVRIPGVMKGFGQLHQESMKAGALSEKHKELMALGIGIASRCDGCIAFHTHEALAHGASADEIGETIGLAISMGGGPALMYAAHALEALEQFERSLA, encoded by the coding sequence ATGACCACAAACTATCCGGAATATCGAGCGCATCTTCAGGGCCTGATCGGACGCCTGCGCGTCCGCATCCCCGGAGTAATGAAGGGCTTTGGCCAGCTTCATCAAGAAAGCATGAAGGCGGGGGCGCTGAGTGAAAAGCACAAAGAGCTGATGGCTTTGGGAATTGGGATCGCCTCTCGGTGCGACGGCTGCATTGCGTTCCATACGCATGAAGCGCTGGCGCACGGAGCAAGCGCGGATGAGATTGGTGAGACTATCGGCCTCGCAATCTCCATGGGCGGCGGCCCCGCGCTGATGTACGCGGCCCACGCGCTGGAAGCCTTGGAGCAGTTCGAGAGGTCGCTCGCCTGA
- a CDS encoding DMT family transporter produces MNVLMLMMVAIAGGGVSVQIAANNRLREAVQSPALGITLAFAVGTVGMALLTLSGVLGRGHLAGAASAPWWAWIGGLLSAFAVIITLLSAQKDGEEATVATFIFGQLIVAALLDHFGWLGVKQSPLNAWKIGGALVVFVGVLIMQKK; encoded by the coding sequence ATGAACGTTTTGATGCTCATGATGGTGGCGATCGCGGGCGGCGGGGTTTCGGTTCAGATCGCCGCGAACAATCGCCTGCGGGAAGCGGTGCAGTCGCCCGCGCTGGGAATCACGCTGGCGTTCGCGGTGGGGACCGTCGGCATGGCGCTGCTGACGCTGTCCGGCGTGCTGGGGCGCGGGCATCTGGCCGGGGCCGCGTCGGCGCCCTGGTGGGCGTGGATCGGCGGCCTGCTGAGCGCTTTCGCCGTCATCATCACGCTGCTGAGCGCGCAGAAGGACGGGGAGGAAGCCACGGTGGCGACGTTTATCTTCGGACAGCTAATCGTCGCGGCGCTGCTGGACCACTTCGGCTGGCTGGGAGTCAAGCAGTCGCCGCTGAACGCCTGGAAGATCGGCGGGGCGCTCGTGGTGTTTGTCGGCGTGCTGATCATGCAGAAAAAGTAA
- a CDS encoding DUF1003 domain-containing protein produces MPVSQNSTSAAQTADPISQNIDAVVAMHALAEQQVDPHQRGVESLTSWLGRPQFFYGILVGVSVWMIFNTFAFRLGLRERDEPPFFWLQGIVGLCALLMTTVVLITQNRQGKLAERREQLDLQMSLLTEQRTAKIIDLLEELRRDMPTVHNRVDLEAQALIKTVDPQEVLAALEIKLEETMETTAAAQIVTDEIDEAAIETEQRVIQAKQEKGE; encoded by the coding sequence ATGCCCGTTTCACAAAACTCTACCTCGGCCGCGCAGACCGCCGATCCCATCAGTCAGAATATCGACGCCGTCGTCGCGATGCACGCGCTGGCGGAGCAGCAGGTCGATCCTCACCAGCGCGGCGTCGAATCGCTGACTTCGTGGCTGGGCCGGCCGCAGTTCTTCTACGGGATCCTGGTCGGCGTCAGCGTCTGGATGATCTTCAACACGTTTGCTTTTCGATTGGGCCTGCGCGAGCGCGACGAGCCGCCCTTCTTCTGGCTCCAGGGCATTGTCGGACTCTGCGCGCTGCTGATGACGACCGTGGTTCTCATCACGCAGAATCGCCAGGGCAAGCTCGCCGAACGCCGCGAGCAGCTCGACCTGCAAATGAGTCTGCTTACCGAGCAGCGGACCGCGAAGATCATCGATCTGCTGGAAGAACTGCGCCGGGACATGCCGACCGTCCACAACCGAGTCGATCTCGAAGCCCAGGCGCTGATCAAAACCGTCGATCCTCAGGAAGTGCTCGCCGCATTGGAAATCAAGCTCGAAGAAACGATGGAGACGACCGCCGCCGCGCAAATCGTCACCGACGAGATCGACGAAGCGGCCATCGAAACGGAACAGCGGGTGATCCAGGCAAAACAAGAAAAGGGCGAATAG
- a CDS encoding GntR family transcriptional regulator — MKEKRWVAIASSIKAAIRGGELSPGARIPSESDMAMQWNVSRMTVHQALSELQREGWVVRKPKIGTVVADRSAQPDTKIGLVFTGFIELPQGGYLAGIESSLTDGYQFIHYNTNADTQEEAKCLVAAASECSAIICYPISAPENTPLLKKIAASMPLIFVDRIPQGIDADVVMSDNFGSMVMGLRHLHALGHGRIAFFMEDQTTLSSVTDRYAGYQQFMRQEAGVPDPERWVRRIAWDVPWERYYEQVEANLIDLLSAPERGRVTAIACQQYALLAMVLEVCVNLGVSVPGELALLSFYDLDARVQPLARNTHRLIQRSVEMGAIAADRIRRRLIEGELTAQSVCLTAELIPADVRHHSPAAQEFIAARLSSAAKSSIS; from the coding sequence ATGAAAGAAAAACGCTGGGTCGCCATCGCTTCGTCCATCAAAGCCGCCATTCGTGGAGGCGAGCTGTCGCCCGGGGCGCGTATCCCTTCGGAAAGCGATATGGCGATGCAGTGGAATGTCAGCCGCATGACGGTCCACCAGGCGCTCTCCGAACTTCAGCGCGAAGGCTGGGTCGTGCGCAAGCCCAAGATCGGCACCGTGGTCGCGGACCGCTCGGCGCAGCCCGACACCAAGATCGGCCTGGTCTTTACGGGGTTCATCGAGCTGCCGCAGGGCGGATATCTGGCGGGGATCGAATCGAGCCTTACCGACGGATATCAGTTCATCCACTACAACACCAACGCCGACACGCAGGAAGAGGCGAAGTGCCTGGTGGCGGCGGCGTCGGAATGCAGCGCGATCATCTGCTACCCGATCTCCGCGCCGGAAAACACGCCGCTGCTGAAGAAGATCGCCGCGTCGATGCCGCTGATCTTCGTGGACCGGATCCCGCAGGGGATCGACGCCGATGTGGTGATGTCCGATAACTTCGGGTCCATGGTCATGGGACTCCGTCACCTGCACGCGCTGGGCCATGGCCGCATCGCATTCTTTATGGAAGACCAGACCACGCTTTCCTCCGTCACCGACCGGTACGCGGGCTATCAGCAGTTTATGCGTCAGGAAGCGGGCGTGCCCGACCCCGAGCGCTGGGTGCGGCGCATTGCGTGGGACGTGCCGTGGGAAAGATATTACGAGCAGGTCGAGGCGAATTTGATCGACTTACTGAGCGCGCCGGAGCGCGGCCGCGTGACGGCGATCGCCTGCCAGCAGTACGCGCTTCTGGCGATGGTGCTGGAAGTGTGCGTCAACCTCGGCGTCTCCGTCCCCGGCGAGCTCGCCCTGCTCAGCTTCTACGACCTGGACGCGCGCGTCCAGCCCCTGGCGCGCAATACCCATCGCCTGATCCAGCGCTCCGTGGAGATGGGCGCCATCGCGGCGGACCGGATCCGCCGGCGTCTGATCGAGGGCGAGCTGACCGCGCAGTCCGTCTGCCTGACTGCGGAGCTGATCCCCGCCGACGTGCGCCACCACAGCCCCGCCGCGCAGGAGTTCATCGCGGCGCGGCTTTCCAGCGCCGCAAAATCATCCATTTCCTGA
- a CDS encoding DUF1559 domain-containing protein → MLTSRQIVRKQNVQTGFTLIELLVVIAIIAILAAILFPVFAKAREKARQTSCASNMKQIGLAAMQYEQDNDERTVPFFFPAGVTDWGVAQSASQITWWPALYPYIKSDQLLGCPSENAQSKIGQNDHQSYVINADLVRTDQVWGGTWNAGSRMSAIAAPSSCIYFLEWAAQDTPREVSAGDYDYGITHPDIQLKALQRHTDGSNYSFADGHVKWLKYDSVSRNDDPNTADGRKSWFAPQRQN, encoded by the coding sequence ATGCTGACATCCCGCCAAATCGTTCGCAAACAGAATGTCCAGACAGGTTTTACTTTAATCGAATTGCTAGTTGTTATCGCAATAATCGCAATTCTTGCGGCGATTCTCTTCCCGGTCTTCGCGAAGGCGCGCGAAAAGGCGCGGCAGACCAGCTGCGCCAGCAATATGAAGCAGATCGGCCTCGCCGCCATGCAGTACGAGCAGGACAATGACGAGCGGACCGTGCCGTTCTTCTTCCCCGCCGGCGTCACCGACTGGGGCGTCGCCCAGAGCGCGTCTCAGATCACCTGGTGGCCGGCGCTCTATCCGTACATCAAGAGCGACCAGCTGCTCGGATGCCCCTCGGAAAACGCGCAGTCCAAGATCGGCCAGAACGATCATCAGAGCTATGTGATCAACGCCGACCTTGTGCGCACCGACCAGGTTTGGGGCGGGACATGGAACGCGGGAAGCCGCATGAGCGCGATCGCCGCGCCGTCCAGCTGCATTTACTTCCTGGAGTGGGCCGCCCAGGACACGCCGCGCGAAGTCTCGGCCGGGGATTACGATTACGGCATCACCCATCCCGACATCCAGCTCAAGGCTCTCCAGCGGCACACCGACGGATCCAACTACTCGTTTGCCGACGGCCATGTCAAATGGCTGAAGTACGATTCCGTCTCCCGCAACGACGATCCCAATACGGCGGATGGCCGGAAATCCTGGTTCGCGCCGCAGCGTCAGAACTAG
- a CDS encoding M56 family metallopeptidase: MTAFIFHALPLLLFKSTLLLAAAMAVHRALRRASASTRHVVWAAAVAGVLVLPILSLTLPSWNVAVARRHATAPAVSVQAVRDSAPETATKRPPSPEAASSAVDQSSAPIAAASAAPEPVAVAPAARHGFSIPWALLITAVWMAGFALALGRIAMGMRRVNRAWRGSRPLDPETQEIADSARQAMRVRRRVAARQASEESGVVVPITWGALHPVVLLPPQSGNWSAECRRAALLHEFAHVRRGDWVTQTAARLAGALYWFHPMVWIAARQARETSELACDDCVLHAGVRPSDYAQRLLDVLRSLPEGANPRTVAIAMALPRETEGRIQAMLAPGVNRRQLGRKKLIAAAGAGLALLIPVSILRPMVRAQASPAASPESGEPPAQHRQERGILQFLYLKDVACPAAPQRPIRQTLELNADHSETVHFWDRRTKQAYPDAFTIQSKFQKVLEQGYERRAGATAFVIPQLTLPGVPSRPVYFTAEQQRKTRELIQEQAAWTRMIENSPIILTDSDVVNAKARMSSEIPASPSVNLIFTPEGVQKLAKFSAAHRREVLGIFLGDKAFSASVVNDVIQSNGIEMIGGFRDLAEAETVASRLNAPVATETISRNLYRSVSADGKEIIEMRSDTGGNVRVADGYQATLSNGRTVEIENVTRAIPEGGWWTMHGAWWLPDGSPAPAPASFSNPRYSRWPIASYGGLPPYAVNCSFGDPSGDSSQFTQVFGVSDDDPEKSLFRSNRAVSGAGGVYFFPRSAKSFSMRIGVSTTPWKTEAILPAGFTPDKIYHPASPPQPGRMDMDADVTLLFNDKPALAYFDAHGNWRVEYFLGRERALGNVARRIVAVDQSDRVIPLEVTAEAGHGADYCWLTFSKTSELRRYNPGVDLAQIKEFRLQTRPYEIVEFRNIQLQPLGGVISKPFTPQQIAIRNQQLAWAKRKDMTVHNMKLLGLALMEYIQDNDNTLPAMTSLAALRKDLAPYIAFQEKQIDLKTGTLNHAEGGDIFISPLSGKPYRPSAALSHASLVKIDDPHGALMLSDTPTPSVIDGNDWVCEAFADGHVKIRRVMKRT; encoded by the coding sequence GTGACTGCATTTATCTTTCATGCTTTGCCGCTGCTGCTGTTCAAAAGCACTCTTCTGCTGGCGGCCGCGATGGCGGTCCACCGGGCGCTTCGCCGCGCCTCCGCGTCCACGCGGCACGTGGTTTGGGCGGCGGCGGTCGCCGGCGTGCTCGTTCTCCCCATTTTGTCCCTGACGCTGCCGTCCTGGAATGTCGCCGTGGCGCGGCGACACGCGACTGCGCCTGCGGTAAGCGTTCAGGCCGTTCGGGACAGCGCGCCGGAGACGGCGACGAAACGGCCGCCGTCTCCGGAAGCTGCGTCCAGCGCGGTGGATCAGAGCAGCGCGCCGATCGCCGCCGCATCCGCAGCGCCCGAACCAGTCGCCGTGGCGCCGGCCGCGCGCCATGGGTTTTCTATTCCGTGGGCGCTCCTCATCACGGCCGTCTGGATGGCCGGCTTTGCGCTGGCTCTTGGCCGGATCGCGATGGGGATGCGCCGGGTGAACCGCGCGTGGCGCGGCAGTCGGCCTCTGGATCCAGAGACTCAGGAGATCGCCGACAGCGCGCGGCAGGCGATGCGCGTTCGGCGGCGCGTGGCGGCGCGGCAAGCGTCTGAGGAGAGCGGCGTGGTTGTGCCGATCACATGGGGGGCGCTTCATCCCGTGGTTTTACTGCCGCCGCAGTCGGGAAACTGGTCGGCGGAGTGCCGGCGCGCGGCCCTGCTGCACGAGTTCGCGCATGTGCGGCGGGGAGATTGGGTGACGCAGACCGCCGCGCGCCTCGCCGGCGCTCTCTACTGGTTCCATCCGATGGTCTGGATAGCGGCGCGCCAGGCGCGCGAGACCAGCGAGCTGGCCTGCGACGACTGCGTTCTGCATGCCGGCGTTCGCCCGAGCGACTACGCCCAGCGACTACTGGACGTGCTGCGCTCGCTGCCCGAAGGCGCGAACCCGCGCACCGTGGCGATCGCGATGGCGCTGCCGCGCGAGACCGAGGGGCGGATCCAAGCGATGCTGGCGCCCGGCGTCAACCGCCGGCAATTGGGCCGCAAGAAACTCATCGCCGCCGCCGGCGCGGGGCTGGCGCTGCTAATCCCGGTATCGATCCTGCGCCCCATGGTTCGGGCTCAGGCATCCCCGGCAGCGTCGCCGGAGTCGGGAGAACCTCCGGCGCAGCATCGCCAGGAGCGCGGCATTCTGCAATTTCTCTATTTGAAGGATGTCGCCTGCCCGGCGGCCCCGCAGCGCCCCATCAGGCAAACCTTGGAGCTTAACGCGGACCACAGTGAGACCGTGCATTTCTGGGATCGAAGAACGAAGCAAGCATATCCCGACGCCTTCACGATCCAGTCGAAGTTCCAGAAGGTTCTGGAGCAAGGATATGAGCGGAGGGCCGGCGCCACGGCGTTTGTGATCCCGCAGCTGACGCTCCCCGGCGTTCCGTCCCGGCCCGTTTACTTCACAGCCGAGCAGCAGCGAAAGACTCGCGAGCTGATTCAGGAACAGGCCGCCTGGACACGCATGATTGAAAACTCCCCGATCATCCTCACGGATTCCGATGTGGTCAACGCGAAGGCGAGGATGAGCTCTGAGATCCCCGCGTCTCCCAGCGTGAATTTGATCTTCACCCCGGAAGGAGTCCAGAAGCTTGCCAAATTTTCGGCCGCACACCGGCGCGAGGTTCTGGGCATATTCCTGGGCGATAAGGCATTTTCCGCGTCGGTCGTCAATGACGTGATCCAGAGCAACGGCATTGAGATGATCGGCGGCTTCCGGGACCTGGCGGAGGCCGAAACGGTTGCCAGTCGTCTCAACGCTCCGGTGGCGACTGAGACAATCTCGCGCAATCTTTACCGGTCCGTTTCCGCGGACGGCAAAGAAATCATCGAGATGCGCAGCGATACGGGGGGCAATGTCCGTGTCGCCGATGGGTACCAGGCGACGCTGTCCAATGGACGCACCGTCGAGATCGAAAACGTCACACGGGCGATCCCCGAAGGCGGCTGGTGGACGATGCATGGCGCCTGGTGGCTGCCCGACGGCTCGCCCGCCCCGGCGCCGGCGTCGTTCAGCAATCCGCGCTATTCCCGCTGGCCGATCGCCTCGTACGGGGGGCTTCCTCCCTACGCCGTGAATTGCAGTTTTGGAGATCCCTCCGGCGATTCGAGCCAGTTCACTCAAGTCTTCGGAGTGTCCGACGACGATCCCGAAAAATCCCTCTTTCGCTCCAACCGAGCAGTGTCCGGCGCCGGCGGCGTCTATTTCTTCCCCCGGAGCGCCAAATCGTTCTCCATGCGTATCGGCGTGTCCACCACTCCCTGGAAGACGGAGGCGATCCTTCCTGCGGGGTTCACGCCGGATAAGATCTATCACCCGGCGTCGCCCCCGCAGCCGGGGCGTATGGACATGGACGCGGATGTCACGCTCCTGTTCAACGACAAACCAGCGCTGGCGTATTTTGACGCTCATGGGAATTGGCGCGTGGAGTATTTTCTGGGGAGGGAACGCGCCCTTGGCAATGTTGCGCGCCGCATCGTCGCCGTGGATCAGAGCGACCGGGTCATTCCCCTGGAAGTCACCGCGGAAGCAGGCCATGGCGCCGATTACTGCTGGCTGACATTCTCGAAGACATCGGAGCTGCGCAGATATAACCCCGGCGTCGATCTCGCGCAGATCAAAGAGTTCCGCCTGCAAACGCGTCCGTACGAGATCGTCGAGTTCCGTAATATCCAGCTCCAGCCGCTCGGCGGCGTCATCTCGAAGCCCTTCACGCCCCAGCAAATCGCGATCCGAAACCAGCAGCTCGCCTGGGCGAAACGTAAAGACATGACGGTCCACAACATGAAGCTGCTGGGACTGGCCCTCATGGAGTACATCCAGGACAACGACAATACTCTGCCGGCGATGACATCCCTCGCCGCGCTGCGCAAGGACCTGGCGCCTTACATCGCGTTCCAGGAGAAACAGATCGACCTCAAAACCGGAACGCTAAACCATGCGGAAGGCGGCGACATATTCATCAGTCCCCTTTCCGGAAAGCCTTACCGCCCGTCCGCGGCGCTTTCCCATGCGTCCCTCGTGAAAATCGACGATCCGCATGGTGCGCTGATGCTCAGCGATACGCCCACGCCCAGCGTCATCGACGGAAACGACTGGGTCTGCGAAGCGTTCGCCGACGGGCATGTGAAGATACGACGCGTGATGAAACGGACTTGA
- a CDS encoding BlaI/MecI/CopY family transcriptional regulator has translation MNKLLPHRLSRRERQIMDILYQRGASSVTDVRDAMPDAPSYSAVRAFMRILEDKGQIKHTLVGTKYVYSPMESWTAVAKSAIEQVVQTFFGGSVEQAVATLLANQQTRPTEEELGRLEEMIQQARAAEQGEHDDRG, from the coding sequence ATGAACAAGCTGTTACCGCACCGGCTGAGCCGGCGTGAGCGTCAAATCATGGACATTCTTTACCAGCGCGGCGCGTCGTCCGTGACCGACGTTCGGGACGCCATGCCGGACGCTCCCAGTTATTCGGCGGTGCGCGCTTTTATGCGGATTTTAGAGGACAAGGGCCAGATCAAGCATACTCTGGTGGGGACCAAGTATGTGTACTCGCCTATGGAGAGCTGGACAGCGGTCGCCAAGAGCGCGATCGAGCAGGTGGTGCAGACATTCTTCGGCGGCAGCGTCGAGCAGGCCGTGGCGACGCTGCTCGCCAACCAGCAGACGCGGCCCACCGAGGAAGAACTTGGGCGGTTAGAAGAGATGATCCAGCAGGCGCGGGCGGCGGAGCAAGGCGAACACGACGATCGTGGTTAG